In Leptospira bandrabouensis, the sequence CCAGTGTCATCAAATGTGCCTTCTTTTCCTTCCAAGCCAAAAATTATAAAGGGACTCCACTTCGCAATGGAATGGAAATTTTAGTTTATGGTTCTGTTTCTGTGTATGAACCAGGTGGTTATTATAGTTTAACCGTTCAAAAAATTGAAGAAATTGGAGAGGGAGATATCCTTCTCAAAATTGAAAAATTAAAAAAAGCCTTACTCGAAAAAGGAATCTTTGATGCCACACACAAACGTCCACTTCCCAAATTTCCCAAACGTTTAGGCATTGTCACCTCTCCCAAAGGAGCGGCAGTAGAAGACATCATTCGCATTGCTACAGATCTAAATCCTTCCATTCAAATTTTAGTATCTCCCTGTTTAGTACAAGGAGATGGTGCTGAAACCTCAATCATTGAAGCCATAAGAGAAATCAACGATCCGAAATGGGAAGTGGATGTCATCATTGCAGGACGAGGTGGTGGTTCTTTTGAAGATTTAATGGCCTTCAACCAAGAAGCAGTGGTGATGGCTTACTACAACTCCCGTATTCCTATTATTTCTGCAGTAGGACATGAAATTGATCGTGTGCTTACAGACCTTGCAGCAGATGCAACTACCCCAACCCCAACTGCTGCGGCAAAACTTGCCATTCCTAATGTCTCGGATACTCTCATTCGACTCGATGAAATGGAAGATAGGTTAAAATCAGCATTAACCAATCGCATTCGAGTGGGAAAGGAAAAATGGATGGGTGTTTCCACAAGGCCTGTTTTCCAGAATCCAAAAACTATGATAGAATCCAGATCTACACAGTTGGATGAATTAATGACAAAGATTTCTTTACTTGGAAAAAACTATTTAGTTCGTAAACAAAGTGAATTTCAAAAATTTGATTTTTTTTCTCAGAACTGGAAATCTTATTTAGAAAGAATCCACAACAAATTTACACTCGCCGAACAAAGATTAGATCACTTTTCACCACTTGGTACTTTAAAACGTGGATATTCTGTGTTAAGAAATCAAAAAAAACAAGTTATATCATCCATTCAAAATGTTTCAAAGAATGAAAGTTTAGAAGTAACCCTCACTGACGGAAAACTTCTAGTTGAAGTAAAAGAAAAAATTTAGGAAATCAAAATGGCAGAGAAAAAAACAGTTAGCTTTGAAGAAGCACTTCGCGAATTAGAAGACATTGCTGAAAAATTAGAAAGAGGAACTCTTTCGTTAGAAGATTCTATCACCGCATACGAACGTGGGATGGAATTAAAGAAAGTATGTTCCGAAAGACTTGTAGATGCGGAAGCTAAAATTGAATTTTTATCAAAAGCACCAAGTGGTGAAACTGTAAAAGCCACTGTCAAAAAAAAGAAGGATGAAACACCTTCAAAACCCGTGGAAGAAGATCTATTTTAAAGAATGAGTTTCCAAGCAGTATTCATTGTTGGTTACTTATTCATAACCATTGCCATTGGCGTTTATGCGGCCAAAAAAGTTAAGAATTCAAAAGACTTTATTTTAGCAGGAAGAAGCCTTCCTCTCCCAATTTCTACAGCAGCTCTATTTGCAACTTGGTTTGGAAGTGAAACCATTCTTGGTTCGTCTGTCGAATTTGCCAAAGGTGGATTTTTATCTGTCATCCAAGATCCGTTTGGTGGAGCCCTTTGTCTTTTTTTATTAGGACTTATCTTTGCTAAGTATCTTTACCGAATGCAAATTCTTACCTTTGGTGACTTCTATAGAAACCGTTATGGAAAAAAGATGGAGTTTATTGCCGGGATTTGCCTGATTTTCTCTTATTTTGGATGGGTGGCTGCACAATTTGTGGCCCTTGGCATTATGGTTCAAATTCTTTTTGGAATCAACCAATTTACAGCAATAGTCATCGGAGCCTTGCTTGTTGTATTTTATACTTATTTAGGGGGAATGTGGTCTGTATCTTTAACCGATTTTTTTCAATCTATCTCCATTGTTGTTGGACTTGTTATCGTATTATTTGAGTTAAATGAAGTAAAACCCATCTGGACCTCCATCCAAGAAAAACCGGATGTTTTTTTTCGTTTTTTTCCTGAATCCAATTTTCATGCTTGGACATTGTATTTATCGGCTTGGATGGTAGTAGGATTTGGTTCTTTACCCCAACAGGATATTTTCCAAAGAGTGATGTCCGCTAAATCAGAAAAAGTAGCCATCAAAGCTTCCTACCTTTCTTCGATTTTCTATTTACTCTTTGCTCTCATCCCACTCTTTTTAGGACTCCATGCCAAAAGTTTACTTCCTGATTTTGATTTAAATTCGGAAACAGGACAACTTCTGATTCCTACTATGATCTCTAAGTTTTCCAGTCCTTGGATCCAAGTATTATTTTTTTCTGCATTGATATCAGCAATTCTTTCCACAGCTTCTGGTGCAATCCTTGCTCCATCTTCCATATTATCTGAGAATATTCTAAAATACGCATTTACGGATATGGATGATAAAAAGCTCCTACTACTTTCTAGGACTTCGGTTCTTATCATTGCAGGGATTTCTTTTTTGTTAGCAGTGGGAAAACCTTCTATTTATGCATTGGTAGAAGATTCTGGGGGAATTTCTCTTGTGACTTTATTTATCCCGATGGTATTTGGGTTAATGAGTCAAAAGGCAGACGAAAGGTCTGCTCTCTTTTCTCTTTTCGTGGGAATTGTCACCTGGCTATTTTTGGAAATTTATGGTGACGATATGACAAGTCACTTCTATGGAACCATTGCTAGTCTACTTGCCATCTTAGTGGGAATGTATTTTTTTCCTAAGAAAGGGCAATCCTTAGAAGCCAAGTAAAAACCTCTTTCATATCAATCCCAAGGGCTTTTGCTTGTTGGGGAATGAGACTGGTTCCCGTCATTCCAGGAAGTGTATTTGTTTCCAATACATAGGGAACTCCATTACTAATGATAAAATCAGTTCTTGAGTATCCTTTACACCCCAAAATTTCATGACATAACAAAGTATACTCTTGTAGTTTTTTTGTGATTTCTTCGCCAACAGGGGCCGGAGTGATTTCCTCACTTCCCCCTTTGGTATACTTAGCTTCAAAATCAAAAAATTCTGATTTTGGTCGAATCTCAGTCGGCACTAATGCAAAAGGAATTCTTTTATCACCTTCTTTTTTTTCCAATACCCCAATCGAAACTTCCGTTCCCGATATGAGTTTTTGGATTAAAACTCGGTCCTCTGTCACAAAAATTTTATCCACAAGAACCATTGCTTCCTCAGGAGTTTTTGCCATTCCAGTATTTACACTTGACCCACCTAACGTTGGCTTAATGAACACTGGAAAATCAAAAGGAAGGTTTAAAACCGTTTTTCTAGCATCGGTTTTTCCTTTTTCTAAATCCACAAAAGGAGCAACAGGAATTCCTATCGTTTGGAATAAAAGATTGGCGCGGTATTTATCCATGGCAAGAGCCGAAGCCAAAACTCCCGACCCGGTATGAGGAATTTCTAATACATCGAGGAATCCTTGGATTCGTCCGTCCTCTCCGGCACCACCGTGTAACCCCAAAAAGGCGGCCAAAAATCCATGTTCGAGTAAACCTGCTCCCGTTGATGGCTTTGTAATTTGGTTTTGTGAAGAAAATTCCTTCAAAAAATCTGATTCTGTTTTTCCTGTAGGATCTGGATACACGGGATCTTTTACTGTGGGAATCCAAAATTTTCCCGATTGGTCAATATAAACCGGACAAACTTGGTATTTGTCCCGATCTATGGTATTGAAAATGAAATAAGAAGAACGAATGGAAATGATATGTTCTCCGGAGATACCTCCGAAAAGTAGTGCGATTTTGGTTTGGATCATGAAATCACTTGATTCCTTTTATAGAAACTTGAAGATATTGAAATTACGTGGATTCCCGCTTTAAAATTCAATTAGGAATTGTTTTTTGTCTTCTCTTTCTCAGTACGGGAGTTTCTGCCAAACTTCCTAATTCCTTTACAGAAGACATCAAATCCAATTACCACCAATTTTGGTTTTTATATGAGTCTGAAGAAAGAGGCCGCCAAAGTTATTTAGCATTCCGCCCTTTTTATATTGGTTTCCAAGACAAAACCTATGCCTTTCGCTTTAAAAGTTATTTATCACCCATCTATTACAAAGAAGAAACCAATTATTGGTATACTTGGTCTTCCTTATTTATCTTTAGTGGCACCGGATTCAAACATGAAGAAGGTGACGCGGATGAAGATATCCTTTTTACTCCCCTTTTGATTTGGGGAAAGGGTGAATCACAAAGAGAAAACTATTTCAGTGTTTTTCCCCTTTATGGAAAAATTAGAAACAAACTTTCTTACCAAGAACTAAGTTATGTTTTGTTTCCCATTTATTCAGAATGGAAATACAAAACCTACGAAGCTAAATCTTTACTTTGGCCTTTTGTGATGTGGGGTAACTCCGAAACACGAAACGATTTTCGAATTTTTCCTATTTATTCAAAAAAGGAACATGAAGGAAAATACATACGAAAATCTTTTCTTTGGCCTTTTTTCCAATGGGGGGAAGAGAGATTGGATAAAAAAGAACCAACTTCGTATTCAATATTTTTTCCAATCTATAATAGCAAAGATTCGAAAGATGGGAATATGAAAAGTAGAGCCTATCTTTGGTTTCCCCTCTTAAATTCATTATTTTCTTATGGGTATGATAAAAAAACGGGACAAACTAATTACACTGCACTTTTTATTTTTTTCCAATACACAACGTCCGAAAAAAAGGATACGGAAAAATTAGTATTCTTTCCTTTCTATGGATATTCCTATTTTGCCAATAAAGAAGCAGAGTTCATCACTCCATTTTACATTCGTTTGACGCAAAATACATCCCACTTAAAGTCCACTACACATTTTTTATTACCTTTTTATTCCCAAATGAAAAGTGAATATGTCCAAACTGGCAGAGAGGATCATTACTTTAAACTTTGGCCACTCTTTCGTTATCATAAAGATCCCGATGGAAATTTAGGTTGGAATACTCTTGCTATCATTCCAGTTCGTTTTGAAGTGATGGAGGATGTTTGGGAACCTATCTTTTCTCTCATTGAGTATAAAAGATCATCGAATGGGGAAAAACGTTTGCACCTAATCACAAGACTCTATACTCATCGGTGGACAGAGGAAGAAACTCATATCCATATTCCCTTACTTGTAGAGTATTCTAAATCACCCACGGGGTTTCGATATGATTTCTTATACGGTTTTTTAGGAATCGATACCCGGGAAACAAATAATAAATTTAAACTCTTTTGGTGGGAACTATGAGACGCATTTATTCCAAAACCTTAGAACCATTCCTCTTTGCAATCGGTTATACAGTCCTCTTACTCTTTCGTGCTGTGGGACAATCCCACCACCTTTATTTCAAACGAAAAGAAATCCTAGAACAAATGTTTATTGCAGGAGTCGGTTCTTTATTTGTTGTCTCGATTGTTTCTGTTTTCACAGGTATGATCCTTGGACTAAACACAGGACTTGGACTCCGGGACTTCGGAGCCGAAGGCCAAATTGGACTT encodes:
- the xseA gene encoding exodeoxyribonuclease VII large subunit; translation: MELVDSSLSVSEVNRLIKSKLQDSTEFKNIWVRGEISNHSQTNSSGHIYFSLKDTTSVIKCAFFSFQAKNYKGTPLRNGMEILVYGSVSVYEPGGYYSLTVQKIEEIGEGDILLKIEKLKKALLEKGIFDATHKRPLPKFPKRLGIVTSPKGAAVEDIIRIATDLNPSIQILVSPCLVQGDGAETSIIEAIREINDPKWEVDVIIAGRGGGSFEDLMAFNQEAVVMAYYNSRIPIISAVGHEIDRVLTDLAADATTPTPTAAAKLAIPNVSDTLIRLDEMEDRLKSALTNRIRVGKEKWMGVSTRPVFQNPKTMIESRSTQLDELMTKISLLGKNYLVRKQSEFQKFDFFSQNWKSYLERIHNKFTLAEQRLDHFSPLGTLKRGYSVLRNQKKQVISSIQNVSKNESLEVTLTDGKLLVEVKEKI
- a CDS encoding D-alanine--D-alanine ligase → MIQTKIALLFGGISGEHIISIRSSYFIFNTIDRDKYQVCPVYIDQSGKFWIPTVKDPVYPDPTGKTESDFLKEFSSQNQITKPSTGAGLLEHGFLAAFLGLHGGAGEDGRIQGFLDVLEIPHTGSGVLASALAMDKYRANLLFQTIGIPVAPFVDLEKGKTDARKTVLNLPFDFPVFIKPTLGGSSVNTGMAKTPEEAMVLVDKIFVTEDRVLIQKLISGTEVSIGVLEKKEGDKRIPFALVPTEIRPKSEFFDFEAKYTKGGSEEITPAPVGEEITKKLQEYTLLCHEILGCKGYSRTDFIISNGVPYVLETNTLPGMTGTSLIPQQAKALGIDMKEVFTWLLRIALS
- a CDS encoding sodium:solute symporter family protein, which produces MSFQAVFIVGYLFITIAIGVYAAKKVKNSKDFILAGRSLPLPISTAALFATWFGSETILGSSVEFAKGGFLSVIQDPFGGALCLFLLGLIFAKYLYRMQILTFGDFYRNRYGKKMEFIAGICLIFSYFGWVAAQFVALGIMVQILFGINQFTAIVIGALLVVFYTYLGGMWSVSLTDFFQSISIVVGLVIVLFELNEVKPIWTSIQEKPDVFFRFFPESNFHAWTLYLSAWMVVGFGSLPQQDIFQRVMSAKSEKVAIKASYLSSIFYLLFALIPLFLGLHAKSLLPDFDLNSETGQLLIPTMISKFSSPWIQVLFFSALISAILSTASGAILAPSSILSENILKYAFTDMDDKKLLLLSRTSVLIIAGISFLLAVGKPSIYALVEDSGGISLVTLFIPMVFGLMSQKADERSALFSLFVGIVTWLFLEIYGDDMTSHFYGTIASLLAILVGMYFFPKKGQSLEAK
- a CDS encoding exodeoxyribonuclease VII small subunit; amino-acid sequence: MAEKKTVSFEEALRELEDIAEKLERGTLSLEDSITAYERGMELKKVCSERLVDAEAKIEFLSKAPSGETVKATVKKKKDETPSKPVEEDLF